One region of Apus apus isolate bApuApu2 chromosome W, bApuApu2.pri.cur, whole genome shotgun sequence genomic DNA includes:
- the LOC127395203 gene encoding adenosine 5'-monophosphoramidase HINT1-like isoform X9, producing MPKEPIIRLSEAEDSGESCLAFRGLSPQAPTRFLVMPKEPIIRLSEAEDSGESCLAFCGLSPQAPTRFLVMPKEPIIRLSEAEDSGESIVGKKRAARLGLTDGFRTVVDEGPEGGQSVYRQHLRIPGGRLLGWPPG from the exons ATGCCTAAGGAGCCAATTATCAGGTTATCGGAAGCGGAAGATTCTGGTGAATCT TGCCTTGCCTTCCGTGGTCTTTCACCCCAAGCTCCGACGCGTTTCCTAGTCATGCCTAAGGAGCCAATTATCAGGTTATCGGAAGCGGAAGATTCTGGTGAATCT TGCCTTGCCTTCTGTGGTCTTTCACCCCAAGCTCCGACGCGTTTCCTAGTCATGCCTAAGGAGCCAATTATCAGGTTATCGGAAGCGGAAGATTCTGGTGAATCT ATTGTTGGCAAGAAGCGTGCTGCTCGCCTGGGCCTGACCGATGGATTCCGGACGGTTGTGGATGAAGGGCCTGAGGGTGGGCAGTCTGTCTATCGCCAACATCTACGTATTCCGGGTGGCCGTCTGTTGGGCTGGCCGCCTGGCTAA